A single Thermaerobacter sp. FW80 DNA region contains:
- a CDS encoding iron ABC transporter substrate-binding protein, whose amino-acid sequence MGRAPRRAGGAGGPGRWRLRWRPGRCRPRRAVGLVALLALAGFVLAGCGALGGGDRPQLVVYSSRTQSLVHPLLEQFARETGIDIRVRYASTAELVNALLEEGERSAADVLYLSDAGGWGPLREAGLLAELPRDVLEKVDPRFRSPDGQWVGVSGRSKVIVYNKDRIDERELPDSVMDLTDPKWKGRFGWAPTHGEWQILVTAIRLTEGEEAARQWLEAMKANEPKEYPNLISIVRAVADGEVDIGVANHYYVPRLMEELGPDFAARNHFLKHGDPGAVIDVTGLAILKATDQREAAERFVRFLLSEEAQRYFTQETKEYPMIPGVPLPEGVPPLEELEPPAIDQSDLGQLRETLNLLRETGVLP is encoded by the coding sequence GTGGGGAGAGCGCCTCGACGGGCTGGGGGAGCCGGCGGGCCCGGTCGCTGGCGGCTGCGGTGGCGGCCAGGCCGGTGCCGGCCCCGCCGGGCCGTGGGGCTGGTCGCGCTGCTGGCGTTGGCCGGGTTCGTCCTGGCGGGATGCGGCGCATTGGGGGGCGGGGATCGCCCGCAGCTGGTGGTCTACTCCAGCCGCACCCAGAGCCTGGTGCACCCGCTGCTGGAGCAGTTCGCCCGGGAGACGGGCATCGACATCCGGGTCCGGTACGCCAGCACGGCCGAGCTGGTCAACGCGCTGCTGGAGGAGGGCGAGCGCAGCGCGGCCGACGTCCTCTACCTGTCCGACGCCGGCGGCTGGGGGCCCTTGCGGGAGGCGGGCCTGTTGGCCGAGCTGCCCCGGGACGTGCTGGAGAAGGTCGATCCGCGCTTCCGCTCGCCCGACGGCCAGTGGGTCGGCGTGTCGGGCCGGTCCAAGGTCATCGTCTACAACAAGGACCGGATCGACGAGCGCGAGCTGCCCGACTCGGTCATGGACCTGACCGACCCCAAGTGGAAGGGGCGCTTCGGCTGGGCGCCGACCCACGGGGAATGGCAGATCCTGGTGACCGCCATCCGCCTGACCGAGGGCGAGGAGGCCGCCCGGCAGTGGCTCGAGGCCATGAAGGCCAACGAGCCCAAGGAGTACCCGAACCTGATCAGCATCGTCCGCGCCGTGGCCGACGGCGAGGTGGACATCGGCGTGGCCAACCACTACTACGTCCCGCGCCTGATGGAGGAACTCGGCCCGGACTTCGCGGCCCGCAACCACTTCCTCAAGCACGGGGACCCCGGGGCGGTGATCGACGTCACGGGGCTGGCGATCCTCAAGGCCACGGACCAGCGGGAGGCGGCGGAGCGGTTCGTCCGATTCCTGCTGAGCGAGGAGGCCCAGCGCTACTTCACCCAGGAGACCAAGGAGTACCCGATGATCCCGGGCGTTCCGCTGCCCGAGGGCGTGCCGCCGCTGGAGGAGCTCGAGCCGCCGGCCATCGACCAGAGCGACCTGGGTCAGCTGCGGGAGACGCTGAACCTGCTGCGGGAGACCGGGGTGCTGCCCTGA
- a CDS encoding alkaline phosphatase family protein: MKAASAFEVLAARAWNLLNEGKSFYPLFNLGLLAVLVAVDPAWRQGALMGGGAGLGRALLASLPLLLAYVRWDFPLHLRWFLWPPLLAFGVLFGWPSLEAVGLSAGLYFFFTVIVWGTVYYHLRTGTTLWNFLRFWKLVLKNADSTSGNAQEQLPKSFLTLAVWHHLLAGAASPMAPTGGAAGAVAGAAAATAAAGGAMPAAAGAGAGAGLVAEVGGGPAVLPVFLFTVAVAVYAAVVHRVGFNWRPAEYPEYAEAPAPLPRPSRRVVVIVIDGCRKDKLEQAETPFLDWLAARGTRFDRMETVYPARTVVCFSSMFTGTYPREHGITSNLVLRLGVRVESVFDVLARHGRKGVLLGIAHLIDAFGHHVRAITSVQHGDEVDGNIMAAAREILQRDDPDLLVVQLIATDQTGHARGVHYPEYLERIREADAHIEAFFAWMHRHGYTRDATFLICADHGQGDGIGGHGHLGEGERWVPFFLVGRNIARGRRVEGPHSIVSVAATLMHLLGLPLPQRARGPVLEEALDAASPDLVADLDAYFAARSPVTAEGSRLARTGGAAGPAAEAATAPANAVGDAPSGRPTAVAQGRAAAPTVPTSPAPSAVGGRSRGLRRQEGGAGR, translated from the coding sequence GTGAAGGCGGCTTCGGCCTTCGAGGTCCTCGCGGCGCGGGCCTGGAACCTGCTGAACGAGGGGAAGAGCTTCTACCCGCTATTCAACCTGGGCCTGTTGGCGGTGCTGGTCGCCGTCGACCCCGCCTGGCGCCAGGGCGCCCTCATGGGGGGCGGCGCCGGACTGGGCCGGGCGCTGCTGGCCAGTCTCCCCCTGCTGCTGGCGTACGTCCGCTGGGACTTCCCCCTGCACCTGCGCTGGTTCCTCTGGCCACCCCTCCTCGCCTTCGGCGTCCTCTTCGGGTGGCCGTCCCTCGAGGCGGTGGGCCTGTCCGCCGGGCTGTACTTCTTCTTCACCGTCATCGTCTGGGGTACGGTCTACTACCACCTGCGGACGGGCACCACGCTGTGGAACTTCCTCCGCTTCTGGAAGCTGGTCCTGAAGAACGCCGACTCCACCAGCGGCAACGCGCAGGAGCAGCTGCCCAAGTCCTTCCTCACCCTGGCGGTGTGGCACCACCTGCTGGCAGGGGCGGCCTCGCCCATGGCGCCCACCGGCGGCGCCGCCGGTGCGGTGGCCGGGGCGGCGGCCGCGACCGCGGCAGCCGGTGGGGCCATGCCCGCCGCGGCCGGGGCAGGGGCCGGAGCGGGGCTGGTGGCTGAGGTGGGCGGCGGGCCGGCGGTGCTCCCCGTGTTCCTCTTCACCGTGGCCGTGGCCGTCTATGCGGCGGTGGTCCACCGCGTCGGCTTCAACTGGCGGCCGGCCGAGTACCCCGAGTACGCCGAGGCCCCGGCGCCGCTGCCCCGTCCGTCCCGGCGGGTGGTGGTCATCGTCATCGACGGTTGCCGCAAGGACAAGCTGGAGCAGGCCGAGACGCCCTTCCTCGACTGGCTGGCGGCGCGGGGGACCCGGTTCGACCGGATGGAGACGGTCTACCCCGCCCGGACGGTGGTCTGCTTCAGCTCGATGTTCACGGGCACCTACCCGCGGGAGCACGGCATCACCAGCAACCTGGTGCTGCGCCTGGGGGTGCGGGTCGAGAGCGTCTTCGACGTATTGGCGCGCCACGGCCGGAAGGGCGTCCTGCTGGGCATCGCCCACCTGATCGATGCCTTCGGCCATCACGTGCGGGCCATCACCAGCGTGCAGCACGGGGACGAGGTCGACGGCAACATCATGGCCGCGGCCCGGGAGATCCTCCAGCGGGACGACCCGGACCTGCTCGTCGTCCAGCTGATCGCCACCGACCAGACCGGCCATGCCCGGGGCGTCCACTACCCGGAGTACCTCGAGCGCATCCGCGAGGCCGACGCCCACATCGAGGCCTTCTTCGCCTGGATGCACCGCCACGGCTACACCCGGGACGCCACCTTCCTGATCTGCGCCGACCACGGCCAGGGCGACGGCATCGGCGGCCACGGCCACCTGGGGGAAGGGGAGCGGTGGGTGCCCTTCTTCCTGGTGGGTCGCAACATCGCCCGCGGACGGCGGGTGGAGGGACCCCACAGCATCGTCTCGGTGGCGGCGACGCTGATGCACCTCCTCGGCCTGCCCCTGCCCCAGCGGGCCCGCGGGCCGGTGCTGGAGGAGGCCCTGGATGCCGCCTCCCCGGACCTGGTGGCGGACCTGGATGCCTACTTCGCCGCTCGCTCCCCCGTCACAGCCGAGGGCAGCCGCCTCGCCCGGACCGGCGGGGCGGCAGGGCCGGCGGCGGAGGCGGCGACGGCGCCGGCGAACGCGGTGGGCGACGCCCCCAGCGGGCGGCCGACGGCCGTGGCCCAGGGGCGGGCGGCCGCCCCGACGGTGCCGACCTCCCCGGCACCGTCGGCGGTCGGGGGGCGGTCCCGGGGGCTTCGGCGGCAGGAAGGGGGAGCCGGGAGGTGA
- a CDS encoding iron ABC transporter permease: MSSATARSTPSGRGASVGPSFPLRPVRPAAATGSGRATAIGPGRGSRPPLALGAAAGAVALMMLLPVGYLFLRTAGAWDRVAELLLRPSTWAIAGRSLGLVAAVTATGVLLAVPLAWLVTRTDLPGRRFWAVATVLPLAIPSYVGSFLYVVAAGPHGLLQRLLAPWGVERLPDLHGFWGAYLVMTLFTYPYVLLPVRAALQRLDPALEEASYSLGRGRWATFRAVVLPQLRPAILAGARLVALYTLAEFGAVATLRYETFTWALYVQYQVAFDREAAGGMALVLVAAAMALLGIDALLRERWRYHRDTPGTPRPPAPVPLGPWRLPALAFCGLVVLLALGVPLAVLAYWALRGALEGDWWVLLGPATFNSLAVAALAAVVTVAAALPVAALGARHPGRWSGLVDRVVHIGFAIPGIVIALALVFFGIRFLGPLYQTVAMLVVAYAMVFLPTALGPLRASWLQVDPKLEEVARSLGRRPWQVLTTVTLPLVRPGILAGAGMVFLVTLKELPLTLILSPPGFDTLAASVWNSISEAYFGQAAVKSLLLVAASAASVGLILRREGEWEP; the protein is encoded by the coding sequence ATGAGCTCGGCCACGGCGCGGTCGACACCGTCAGGACGAGGCGCATCCGTCGGCCCGTCGTTCCCGCTGCGGCCGGTGCGACCCGCCGCGGCGACGGGATCGGGCCGCGCCACCGCCATCGGGCCCGGCCGGGGGAGCCGGCCGCCCCTGGCCCTGGGGGCGGCCGCCGGCGCGGTGGCGCTCATGATGCTGCTCCCGGTGGGGTACCTGTTCCTCCGCACGGCGGGTGCGTGGGACCGGGTGGCGGAGCTGCTGCTCCGCCCGTCCACGTGGGCCATCGCCGGCCGCTCCCTGGGGCTGGTGGCGGCGGTCACCGCCACCGGCGTGCTGCTGGCGGTGCCGCTGGCGTGGCTGGTGACCCGGACCGACCTGCCGGGCCGGCGGTTCTGGGCGGTGGCCACGGTCCTCCCGCTGGCGATCCCGAGCTACGTCGGGAGCTTCCTCTACGTGGTGGCCGCCGGGCCCCACGGCCTGCTGCAGCGACTCCTGGCCCCCTGGGGCGTGGAGCGGCTGCCCGATCTGCACGGCTTCTGGGGCGCCTATCTGGTGATGACCCTGTTCACCTACCCGTACGTCCTGCTGCCGGTGCGGGCCGCGCTCCAGCGCCTGGACCCGGCCCTGGAGGAGGCGTCGTACAGCCTGGGACGCGGTCGGTGGGCCACCTTCCGCGCCGTGGTCCTGCCCCAGCTGCGTCCGGCGATCCTCGCCGGCGCCCGGCTGGTGGCCCTGTACACCCTGGCGGAATTCGGTGCCGTCGCCACGCTGCGCTACGAGACCTTCACCTGGGCGCTCTACGTCCAGTACCAGGTGGCCTTCGACCGGGAGGCCGCGGGCGGCATGGCCCTGGTGCTGGTGGCGGCGGCCATGGCCCTCCTGGGCATCGACGCCCTGCTGCGGGAGCGCTGGCGGTACCACCGCGACACCCCGGGGACGCCGCGCCCGCCGGCGCCGGTGCCGCTGGGCCCCTGGCGCCTGCCTGCCCTGGCCTTCTGTGGGCTGGTCGTGCTGCTCGCCCTGGGGGTGCCGCTGGCGGTGCTGGCCTACTGGGCGCTGCGCGGTGCCCTGGAGGGGGACTGGTGGGTGCTGCTGGGTCCGGCCACGTTCAATTCGCTGGCCGTGGCCGCGCTGGCGGCCGTGGTCACGGTGGCGGCGGCGCTGCCCGTTGCCGCCCTGGGCGCCCGGCATCCCGGACGCTGGAGCGGGCTCGTCGACCGCGTGGTCCACATCGGCTTCGCCATCCCGGGCATCGTCATCGCGCTGGCCCTGGTGTTCTTCGGCATCCGCTTCCTGGGGCCCCTGTACCAGACGGTGGCGATGCTGGTGGTCGCCTATGCGATGGTCTTCCTGCCCACGGCCCTGGGGCCGCTGCGGGCCTCGTGGCTCCAGGTGGACCCGAAGCTCGAGGAGGTCGCCCGCAGCCTGGGGCGGCGACCGTGGCAGGTGCTGACCACGGTGACCCTGCCCCTGGTGCGCCCCGGGATCCTGGCCGGGGCCGGGATGGTGTTCCTGGTCACCCTGAAGGAACTGCCCCTGACCCTGATCTTGAGCCCGCCAGGGTTCGACACCCTCGCCGCGTCGGTGTGGAACTCGATCAGCGAGGCCTACTTCGGCCAGGCGGCCGTCAAGTCCCTGCTGCTGGTGGCGGCCTCGGCCGCCTCCGTGGGGTTGATCCTCCGCCGGGAGGGGGAGTGGGAGCCGTGA
- a CDS encoding glycosyltransferase family 2 protein, with product MAATPMSGSRATRHGRRRRGDGSKPPSLGLAAWTRPVVVVFLPAFNEAAAIGDVIRRIPRPALPGWQTLVMVLDDGSTDGTGDVARAAGADLVVRHPRNRGLGYTVRQGLRLAYRLGADAAVMIDADGEYPPEAIPAVLAPIARGQADYVLGSRFRGRIRGMRWYRRLGNYAFTLLQALILRRWISDGQTGLRAFSRPALRACRIVHDYNYAQVMNLNLLRQGFRLAEVPIAYRVRQTGESFIRFRDYVRRVLPAMWRELTLPVDGRAVGRVPERRADSGSPGRWAVAGRPPRLVGPGRAAPRARERGGCRPLSRGPTLDVGGPVPRGTNWAAP from the coding sequence ATGGCCGCGACCCCCATGTCCGGCTCGCGGGCGACCCGGCACGGCCGCCGCAGGCGGGGCGACGGGTCGAAGCCGCCATCCCTCGGCCTCGCCGCCTGGACGCGACCCGTGGTCGTCGTCTTCCTTCCCGCCTTCAACGAGGCGGCGGCGATCGGTGACGTGATCCGGCGCATCCCGCGCCCGGCTCTGCCCGGTTGGCAGACGCTGGTGATGGTCCTGGACGACGGCTCCACCGACGGGACGGGGGACGTCGCCCGGGCGGCCGGGGCGGACCTGGTGGTGCGCCATCCCCGCAACCGCGGCCTCGGGTACACGGTGCGGCAGGGCTTGCGCTTGGCCTACCGGTTGGGCGCCGACGCCGCCGTCATGATCGACGCCGACGGCGAGTACCCGCCCGAGGCGATCCCCGCGGTGCTCGCCCCCATCGCCCGCGGGCAGGCCGACTACGTGCTCGGCTCCCGGTTCCGCGGCCGAATCCGCGGCATGCGCTGGTATCGGCGGTTGGGCAACTACGCCTTCACCCTGCTGCAGGCCCTGATCCTGCGCCGCTGGATCAGCGACGGCCAGACGGGGCTGCGGGCCTTCAGTCGGCCCGCGCTGCGGGCGTGCCGGATCGTCCACGACTACAACTACGCGCAGGTGATGAACCTCAACCTCCTGCGTCAGGGCTTCCGCCTGGCGGAGGTGCCCATCGCGTACCGGGTGCGGCAGACGGGGGAGTCGTTCATCCGCTTCCGCGATTACGTGCGGCGGGTGCTTCCGGCCATGTGGCGGGAGCTGACCCTGCCGGTGGACGGGCGGGCCGTCGGCCGCGTCCCGGAGCGACGGGCGGATTCCGGATCCCCGGGGCGGTGGGCGGTCGCCGGCCGGCCGCCGCGGCTGGTCGGTCCGGGCCGCGCCGCGCCCCGTGCCCGCGAGAGGGGCGGGTGCCGCCCCCTCTCCCGCGGGCCGACCCTTGACGTCGGCGGGCCCGTGCCTCGCGGCACCAATTGGGCCGCACCTTGA